One Arthrobacter sp. StoSoilB20 DNA segment encodes these proteins:
- a CDS encoding WecB/TagA/CpsF family glycosyltransferase, with protein sequence MTEQQLTDAVHEGQRKRVFDLPLDTLTMSESVQLCHRLIAERGHWRADLNASIVLAALEDQRLREYVETSAISNADGQSIVWASRLLGAPAPERVSGIDLFLELIKSAPERGDRVFLLGARHDVVQAVAGIFTTRGVDVVGFRDGYWTPADELDVVREIAAARPDLLFLALPSPRKEHFVLEHKHRLNVGLAFGVGGSFDVISGRLKRAPLWIQKLGLEWCYRFVQEPRRLLKRYLVGNTQFVLLTLKTRISQRS encoded by the coding sequence ATGACTGAGCAGCAACTGACGGACGCGGTTCACGAAGGACAGCGGAAGCGCGTCTTCGACCTGCCCCTTGATACCTTGACCATGAGTGAATCCGTTCAACTGTGCCATCGGCTCATCGCTGAACGCGGGCACTGGCGGGCAGACCTGAATGCCTCCATTGTTTTGGCAGCATTGGAAGACCAGAGACTCCGGGAATATGTGGAGACCAGTGCCATCAGCAATGCCGATGGCCAGTCGATTGTCTGGGCAAGCCGCCTGTTGGGAGCACCAGCTCCGGAACGTGTTTCCGGAATTGATCTCTTTTTGGAGCTCATCAAGTCCGCCCCTGAGCGCGGCGACCGCGTTTTTCTGCTGGGTGCCCGGCACGATGTGGTGCAGGCTGTGGCTGGGATATTCACTACCCGCGGCGTGGATGTGGTGGGATTCCGTGACGGATATTGGACCCCGGCGGATGAACTGGACGTGGTGAGGGAAATAGCCGCGGCCAGACCGGACCTCCTTTTTTTGGCACTGCCCAGTCCCAGGAAGGAACACTTCGTCCTTGAGCACAAGCACCGACTCAACGTCGGGCTGGCTTTCGGCGTCGGCGGATCGTTTGACGTGATCTCGGGGCGGCTGAAACGAGCCCCTCTGTGGATCCAGAAGCTGGGTCTTGAATGGTGCTACAGATTTGTTCAAGAACCGCGCCGGCTCTTGAAACGATACCTGGTGGGGAATACTCAATTTGTCCTGCTGACCCTCAAGACCAGAATTAGCCAGCGCTCCTAG
- a CDS encoding glycosyltransferase, with translation MSTSLTSGAIAAGEKSPVFVSWIDFHGRSEGIARTLGIREWSDGGGTGPLPLRYLRLWTSTWKYLRSQKPSAVIVMQPPVVALLAVRAAVGKNVRICGDLHTGTFHDPKWKWSTNLVARLLGGSNLAIVTNESLAGKVRNQGAEALVLHDLIETYPDVDSLGAFEDPALTYLVRGSYALVPITYSYDEPLDELAAATHLATDISWVFTGRAPKDFVEACNPANTVFPGFVSRDEYLRLLGHANVLLAPTTEEETMQRAGYEAMCAGKALVTSDTDVLKDFFGESALTVSPEAERYASAVLEAAHRQAEFEKRITELRTDRVYEQSRALARLSEWIHGDD, from the coding sequence ATGAGTACCTCGCTCACGTCCGGTGCCATCGCCGCGGGGGAGAAGTCCCCGGTTTTTGTGAGCTGGATTGATTTCCATGGCAGAAGTGAAGGAATCGCTCGTACTCTCGGCATCCGTGAGTGGTCTGACGGTGGAGGAACAGGGCCGCTGCCCCTGAGGTATCTGCGTCTGTGGACGTCCACCTGGAAGTATCTACGTAGCCAAAAGCCGTCTGCCGTGATCGTTATGCAACCGCCGGTTGTTGCCCTTCTCGCGGTGAGGGCCGCCGTCGGAAAGAACGTGCGCATCTGCGGAGACCTGCATACCGGGACCTTCCACGATCCCAAGTGGAAATGGTCCACCAATCTTGTTGCCAGGTTGCTGGGCGGATCGAATCTCGCGATCGTCACCAATGAATCATTGGCCGGCAAAGTACGGAACCAAGGAGCTGAAGCTTTGGTTCTTCACGACCTCATCGAGACGTACCCGGATGTCGACAGCCTTGGAGCGTTCGAAGACCCGGCACTGACGTATCTCGTTCGCGGCAGCTACGCGCTCGTTCCCATCACATACTCCTACGATGAGCCGCTCGATGAGCTCGCCGCCGCAACGCACCTCGCAACTGATATTTCATGGGTTTTCACTGGCCGGGCACCCAAGGACTTCGTTGAGGCCTGCAATCCGGCCAACACTGTTTTCCCTGGATTCGTCTCACGGGATGAATATCTGAGGCTCCTGGGTCACGCCAATGTTTTGCTGGCCCCGACAACCGAGGAAGAGACCATGCAGCGGGCAGGCTATGAGGCCATGTGCGCGGGCAAAGCTTTGGTCACTTCTGACACCGACGTGCTGAAGGATTTTTTTGGTGAATCGGCGTTGACCGTCTCACCTGAGGCCGAACGATATGCCAGCGCTGTTCTGGAAGCGGCCCACAGGCAGGCCGAGTTTGAAAAACGAATTACTGAGCTGAGGACCGACAGGGTGTACGAGCAGAGCAGGGCTCTCGCCCGACTTTCGGAATGGATTCACGGAGATGACTGA
- a CDS encoding PqqD family protein — protein sequence MNKWYRPVDVAFEVRDGAVYVLDLRDIDAELSPRALQGAAGAIWLALGTADAPRAEPDIVRSVADEFGIEPEEITEQAIAFLTELKSAGLAHVI from the coding sequence ATGAACAAATGGTATAGGCCTGTGGACGTGGCTTTCGAAGTTCGCGATGGCGCCGTCTACGTACTCGATCTCCGTGACATCGACGCTGAGCTTTCGCCCCGGGCGCTTCAAGGAGCGGCTGGGGCCATATGGCTTGCTCTTGGGACTGCTGATGCGCCAAGAGCCGAACCGGACATTGTCCGCAGCGTTGCGGACGAATTCGGAATCGAGCCTGAAGAGATCACGGAACAAGCGATTGCCTTTCTCACCGAATTGAAGTCAGCGGGTTTGGCTCACGTGATTTGA